The sequence GGGAAGAACAATTAGATCGCTTTTTTTATCAAACGCACTTAGTTGATTTATTGAATAGATTAAAAATCAATTGCGTTATTGATGTCGGAGCTAACATTGGTTCTTATGCACAAAGCATGAGAAAGCTGGGCTATAAAGGATATATTTTCAGTTTTGAGCCACATCCAGAGATATTTGTTACTCTTAAGCGTAATTTGCAACCGGATAGTCTTTGTCGGGCATACGATTGTGCACTGGGAAGTGAGAATACCTCTGCTATCTTTAATTTAAACTCTTATTCAGAGTTAAGTTCATTCTTAGCACCTAATCCTGATATGCCAAAAACAGTTAATTCCTGTGAAGTAAATATCAGGACATTAGACTCGCTACTAAATGAGATCATTGCTTTAGTACCTGAGCCGC is a genomic window of Fortiea contorta PCC 7126 containing:
- a CDS encoding FkbM family methyltransferase — translated: MLRNIAYSLISRNFKVSKDWEEQLDRFFYQTHLVDLLNRLKINCVIDVGANIGSYAQSMRKLGYKGYIFSFEPHPEIFVTLKRNLQPDSLCRAYDCALGSENTSAIFNLNSYSELSSFLAPNPDMPKTVNSCEVNIRTLDSLLNEIIALVPEPRIFLKMDTQGYDMEVVKGANKCLDKILCLQSEISVQPNYGNIPSYLDVLKYYQSLDFRLIDLFPAFRNPKGGVVEYDCLMVRD